The Candidatus Methanomethylicota archaeon nucleotide sequence ACCTTTCAATACACCCAAATTTATGAAAATTTTAGAAGGAATTGGGAAGACTTCTGAAACTTACTTGGAAAATTAATGGTTCATACTAGTTAACATTTTAAGGAAGAGTATTAGGAGTGTGATGGCAAGTAATATTGTGATGCAAACTTTTTCCTGTGCGCTGTTTGGTTTCAGTAAACCTATGTAGAATTCCCTCTTTGAAAATGGTGAGAAAATCATCATTCTAATGCTGAGCGTGTCGAGAAGGAAGTGGCTTAAGATGGGGAGGAATATTAGCAATGCATACATGGTGGAATAGAGGAAACCTACTAATATTGAGATCAATAGAAATACAAATACTCCTATTAATTCATGTGCGGCTGTATGGTATCTAATACCCTTATTTGGAGGTTGCTTATAAGCTTCCAATATCTTCTCGATGAAGTCTTTTAATGATTTTGGAGTTCTGTGATATCTCATGTAATTATATATGTGGTCTAAGTCTATGAGCGTTCCCGATAATATTGCCAATAAGAATTCGAAGAGTCCAACATTGTACCTAAGTGAGATCAAAGTAGCTATTAAGAGCGATGTAATAAAATGAGTGAAGCTATGCATACAAGTCTCAATAGCTGTTTATTGAAACGAGTTATATTAAGTTTAATAAACACAGTGAATGTATATTTGTGTAAACGTAGAGGCATATTTTTGGGATTTATCACAAAATTTATATACTACATCATGATGTATAGTATGATGTATCACAAAATGGAGGTGATGTTGAGTGAAAGGTGGTTCGGAAGGTGGAGAATTTAGAAAGTATCTCCCAACAGTTGTACTGTTGACTTTTGTAGCTGTGCTGATTGCTATAACATACTTTTCCGGGAATTGGGTTCAGAAGAATATGCCTCAAGTTACAGTTTTAGATGCCATATTGCTCATTGTGGTTGGGCTTGCAGCTGGGCTTCTAGGTGGAATTATTGGCACTGGAGGATGTAGCGTCA carries:
- a CDS encoding metal-dependent hydrolase, with product MHSFTHFITSLLIATLISLRYNVGLFEFLLAILSGTLIDLDHIYNYMRYHRTPKSLKDFIEKILEAYKQPPNKGIRYHTAAHELIGVFVFLLISILVGFLYSTMYALLIFLPILSHFLLDTLSIRMMIFSPFSKREFYIGLLKPNSAQEKVCITILLAITLLILFLKMLTSMNH